Proteins encoded within one genomic window of Pristiophorus japonicus isolate sPriJap1 chromosome 11, sPriJap1.hap1, whole genome shotgun sequence:
- the LOC139275584 gene encoding uncharacterized protein: MPLMLEPMPLLPKPMPLNPEPIPLLLEPMPLTPEPMPLTPEPMPLTPQPMPLTPQLMPLLPEPMNLLTEPMPLTPEPMPLLPKPMPHPKAPASGANAPAPRSKAPTPGANDPDATPPVPGAMPLIPEPMPLIPEPMPVLPEPMPLIWESMPLLQEPMPLLQEPTPLLPEPIHLSPESMPLLPEPMPLSPEPTPLLPEPMPLLLEEPIPLLPETVSLTPVPMLLTPMPLLPERMQCCCWGWRG, from the coding sequence ATGCCCCTGATGCTGGAGCCAATGCCCCTGCTCCCGAAGCCAATGCCCCTGAACCCGGAGCCAATACCCTTGCTCCTGGAGCCAATGCCCCTGACCCCGGAGCCAATGCCACTGACCCCGGAGCCAATGCCCCTGACCCCGCAGCCAATGCCCCTGACCCCGCAGCTAATGCCCCTGCTCCCGGAGCCAATGAACCTGCTCACAGAACCAATGCCCCTGACCCCGGAGCCAATGCCCCTGCTCCCGAAGCCAATGCCCCATCCCAAAGCCCCTGCCTCCGGAGCCAATGCCCCTGCTCCCAGATCCAAAGCCCCTACTCCCGGAGCCAATGACCCTGACGCCACTCCCCCTGTTCCCGGAGCAATGCCCCTGATCCCGGAGCCAATGCCCCTGATCCCAGAGCCAATGCCCGTGCTCCCGGAGCCAATGCCCCTGATCTGGGAGTCAATGCCTCTGCTCCAGGAGCCAATGCCCCTACTCCAGGAGCCAACGCCCCTGCTTCCGGAGCCAATTCACCTGAGCCCAGAGTCAATGCCCCTGCTCCCGGAGCCAATGCCTCTGAGCCCGGAGCCAACGCCCCTGCTCCCGGAGCCAATGCCCCTGCTCCTGGAGGAGCCAATTCCCCTGCTCCCAGAGACAGTGTCTCTGACCCCAGTGCCAATGCTCCTGACGCCAATGCCCCTGCTCCCGGAGCGAATGcagtgctgctgctggggctggcgCGGGTGA